In a single window of the Raphanus sativus cultivar WK10039 chromosome 9, ASM80110v3, whole genome shotgun sequence genome:
- the LOC108827565 gene encoding lysine-specific demethylase JMJ17 isoform X2 — protein MGKGRAKAVEKRVLDQKLRGSVNVPSGPVYYPTEDEFKNPLDYIHKIKPEAEAYGICKIVPPKSWKPPFGLDMESVRFPTKTQEIHRLQFRPASCNSKTFQLEYGRFVEEQLGKKVKKKKRVVFEGGDLDLCKVFNAVKRFGGYDKVVKGKKWGEVYQFMSSGEKISKCAKHVLCQLYKEHLYEFEKYHGMMSADPSAKGHKRNRRCSELSSSKRRKRNADVKNHKVESEEEEVDQACEQCKSDKHGEVMLLCDSCNKGWHIYCLSPPLKHIPPGNWYCLDCLNTDEDTFGFVPGKCLLLEDFKRIADRAKRKWFGSGPVSRTQIEKKFWEIVEGSGGDVEVMYGNDLDTSVYGSGFPRIGDRRPESVEANVWDEYCHSPWNLNNMPKLKGSMLQAIRHNINGVTVPWLYLGMLFSAFCWHFEDHCFYSVNYHHWGEAKCWYGVPGSAASAFEKVMRKALPDLFDAQPDLLFQLVTMLSPAVLQENKVPVYTVLQEPGNFVITFPKSFHAGFNFGLNCAEAVNFATADWLPYGGYGAELYRLYRKPAVISHEELLCVVAKGNSCDGKGSIYLKKELLRIYSKEKTLREQLWKSGILRSSPMFLPECPDSVGIEEDTTCIICQQFLHLSAIVCSCRPSVFACLEHWKHLCECEPTKLRLVYRYTLAELHGMVQEVEKFGDCKTQETKNSQRPSSGTKRSGASNKKEGMQVCQARPAEDWLRRASKVLQDVFSSDVYATLLKEAEQFLWGGSEMNRVRDVAKSLIKAKIWAEAVGDCLSKVEGKGNNDTEKVHLEFIDELLKVDPVPCFQSGYLKLKDFAEEARKLSEKIDCSLSSSPTIAQMELLHSEVSSSPVSLSKHKILSKKISSAKMLAKRARCYLAASKPPGIELDELFKLKSEILELQVTLTETEGILDLLKKSELARDKCSKVLSGFISLKNVEDLVHEFDGLCSINIRELNILRQYHVDALSWISRFDDTMADVREGKDQRKLISDLSSLLQDGASLGIQVEGLPLVEVELKKASCREKAQTVYAARSSLDFIEQLLSEAVVLQIEEEKLFVEIAGTLSTARFWEERASSILASETQMSDLKELVQMSVNIGAVLPSLKGIENTISLAETWLQNSEPFLSAVSSTASSPCSLLELPVLKDLVAQSKSLGVQLEEPRILETLLLSCERWQCDNHPLLQETEDLLDTAKTDDGKHSTILPKIMDLITRVDCARTSGLSLGLNLEELPKLQTASLKLGWCYKTILLGSSSPSPEIPEDLGKPSLQKIQQHLEAGQTLKILPEEYHLGKRLVELKDTGQEWAKRARKVVTDSGALALEDVFELISEGENLPVIAEEELQALRARSMLHCVCLKPYNSRFMVSCSQCGEWYHTYCVKLHWRPEAYVCFACCPPAESSPKNDPSRSMEPKTPSLDHRRARRVVTGAAVGDLQWKSRKRIKRVAKRCLQVHILPWFFTREPK, from the exons ATGGGAAAAGGTAGAGCTAAGGCAGTAGAGAAAAGGGTTTTAGATCAGAAGCTGAGAGGATCGGTCAATGTCCCGTCTGGACCTGTTTATTACCCGACCGAAGACGAATTCAAAAACCCTCTAGATTACATACACAAGATCAAGCCAGAGGCAGAGGCTTACGGGATCTGCAAGATTGTTCCACCGAAAAGCTGGAAACCGCCTTTCGGTTTGGACATGGAGTCTGTCAGGTTTCCGACAAAGACGCAGGAGATTCACCGGTTGCAGTTCCGTCCCGCTTCTTGCAACTCCAAGACGTTTCAGCTGGAGTACGGGAGGTTTGTGGAGGAGCAGTTAgggaagaaggtgaagaagaagaagagggtgGTGTTCGAAGGGGGTGATTTGGATCTGTGTAAGGTGTTTAATGCGGTGAAGAGGTTTGGGGGTTATGATAAGGTTGTCAAGGGGAAGAAATGGGGTGAGGTTTATCAGTTTATGAGCTCTGGTGAGAAGATCTCCAAGTGTGCTAAGCATGTTTTGTGTCAGTTGTATAAAGAGCATTTGTATGAGTTTGAGAAGTATCACGGGATGATGAGTGCGGATCCTTCTGCAAAGGGTCACAAAAGGAATCGACGGTGTTCTGAGCTCTCTAGCTCgaagagaaggaaaagaaaTGCTGACGTGAAAAATCATAAGGTggaaagtgaagaagaagaggttgatCAGGCATGTGAGCAGTGCAAAAGTGACAAACATGGTGAAGTGATGCTCTTGTGTGATAGTTGTAAtaaaggttggcatatataCTGTCTCTCGCCGCCGTTGAAGCATATCCCGCCTGGGAACTGGTATTGCCTTGATTGCTTAAACACTGATGAAGACACTTTTGGGTTTGTGCCCGGTAAATGCTTGTTACTTGAAGATTTCAAGCGCATTGCTGATCGCGCCAAAAGGAAGTGGTTTGGTTCAGGGCCGGTGTCTAGGACGCAGATTGAGAAGAAGTTTTGGGAAATAGTAGAAGGGTCAGGTGGTGACGTTGAAGTTATGTATGGTAATGACTTGGATACTTCTGTTTACGGGAGTGGTTTTCCTAGAATAGGTGATAGAAGACCAGAATCAGTTGAGGCAAATGTTTGGGATGAATATTGCCATAGCCCTTGGAATCTCAATAACATGcctaagttgaaaggatctatgCTTCAGGCCATTCGGCATAACATCAATGGTGTTACAGTGCCTTGGCTATATCTTGGAATGCTCTTCTCTGCTTTTTGTTGGCATTTTGAGGACCATTGTTTTTACTCTGTGAATTATCACCACTG GGGAGAAGCAAAATGTTGGTATGGTGTTCCAGGCAGTGCTGCTAGTGCTTTTGAAAAG GTCATGCGAAAAGCCCTACCTGATCTCTTTGATGCTCAGCCAGATTTGCTCTTTCAACTGGTTACTATGTTGAGTCCGGCTGTTTTGCAAGAAAATAAAGTCCCTGTGTACACAGTATTACAG GAGCCTGGAAACTTTGTGATCACGTTTCCAAAATCCTTTCATGCTGGATTCAATTTCG GTTTGAATTGTGCAGAGGCCGTCAATTTTGCCACTGCCGATTGGCTACCTTATGGTGGTTATGGTGCGGAGCTGTATAGGCTGTACCGTAAACCTGCAGTCATATCTCATGAAGAGCTTCTCTGTGTGGTAGCTAAG GGAAACAGCTGCGATGGCAAAGGATCAATATATTTGAAGAAAGAACTGCTCAGAATATATAGCAAGGAAAAAACTTTGAGAGAGCAGCTTTGGAAAAGTGGTATTTTGAGATCCTCTCCTATGTTTCTACCTGAATGCCCTGATTCTGTGGGCATCGAAGAG GATACAACATGCATCATCTGCCAGCAGTTTCTCCATCTTTCTGCTATCGTCTGCAGCTGCAGGCCATCTGTTTTTGCATGCTTGGAG CACTGGAAGCACCTTTGTGAATGTGAACCTACAAAACTGCGCCTGGTATATCGGTATACCCTTGCCGAGTTGCATGGAATGGTACAAGAAGTTGAAAAGTTTGGTGACTGCAAAACTCAAGAAACCAAAAATTCACAACGGCCGAGTTCAGGCACCAAACGGTCAGGTGCTTCTAACAAAAAG GAGGGGATGCAAGTTTGCCAGGCACGACCAGCTGAAGATTGGCTTCGTCGAGCATCAAAGGTTCTCCAGGATGTCTTTTCCAGTGATGTATATGCCACTCTTTTAAAGGAAGCAGAACAGTTTCTTTGGGGTGGATCAGAAATGAACCGC GTACGGGATGTTGCAAAAAGTTTGATCAAAGCAAAGATATGGGCTGAAGCTGTTGGCGACTGTCTTTCAAAAGTCGAAGGCAAAGGCAACAATGATACAGAGAAAGTTCACTTGGAGTTCATCGATGAGTTGCTGAAAGTTGACCCCGTTCCTTGCTTTCAGTCTGGTTATCTTAAATTAAAG GACTTTGCTGAAGAGGCTAGGAAGTTGTCTGAGAAAATCGATTGTTCTCTGTCAAGTAGCCCAACG ATCGCCCAGATGGAGCTATTGCATTCCGAAGTTTCCAGTTCACCAGTCTCCCTAAGTAAACACAAGATCTTGTCAAAGAAAATATCTTCCGCGAAG ATGTTAGCTAAAAGGGCGAGATGCTATCTTGCCGCTTCAAAACCTCCTGGAATTGAGTTGGATGAACTTTTCAAGCTAAAGTCAGAG ATATTGGAGCTTCAGGTGACGCTTACAGAAACAGAAGGGATCCTGGATTTGCTAAAGAAATCAGAACTAGCCCGTGATAAATGTAGCAAAGTTTTGAGTGGTTTTATATCTCTCAAG AATGTAGAAGATTTGGTTCATGAATTCGATGGCCTTTGTAGCATTAACATTCGTGAGCTGAATATCCTGAGGCAGTACCATGTTGATGCTTTGTCTTGGATTTCACGCTTTGATGATACAATGGCTGATGTTCGTGAAGGCAAGGACCAACGAAAGCTAATCAGTGACCTGAGTTCCCTTCTCCAGGATGGAGCATCCTTAGGCATTCAAG TTGAAGGGCTCCCTCTTGTTGAGGTTGAATTGAAGAAGGCATCTTGTCGTGAAAAAGCACAAACG GTTTATGCTGCAAGATCGTCTCTGGATTTCATTGAGCAGCTGCTCTCGGAAGCTGTTGT ACTACAAATCGAAGAGGAGAAGCTGTTTGTTGAGATCGCCGGAACTTTGTCTACAGCGAGGTTTTGGGAGGAAAGAGCAAGCAGTATTCTTGCCAGTGAAACTCAGATGTCCGACCTTAAAGAACTCGTACA GATGTCTGTCAACATTGGTGCCGTTTTACCCTCTCTGAAAGGCATAGAGAACACCATTTCGTTGGCTGAAACTTGGCTTCAGAATTCTGAGCCCTTTTTATCTGCCGTTTCCTCTACTGCCTCATCTCCGTGTTCTCTGCTTGAACTTCCTGTGTTAAAG GACCTGGTTGCTCAGTCTAAATCGCTTGGTGTTCAACTTGAAGAGCCAAGGATTCTTGAAACATTACTGCTTAGTTGCGAGAGGTGGCAGTGTGATAATCACCCGCTCTTGCAAGAAACTGAAGATTTGTTGGACACTGCGAAAACAGATGATGGCAAGCATAGCACGATTCTTCCGAAGATTATGGACTTGATAACCAGAGTGGACTGCGCCAGAACATCTGGTCTGTCCCTTGGTCTTAATTTGGAAGAACTTCCCAAACTTCAAACGGCAAGTTTAAAACTAGGATGGTGTTATAAGACCATCTTGTTAGGCTCTAGTTCACCTTCCCCTGAG ATACCAGAAGATCTAGGAAAGCCCTCGTTACAGAAAATTCAGCAGCACTTAGAAGCG GGACAAACACTGAAAATATTACCTGAAGAGTATCACTTAGGCAAGAGACTTGTGGAGCTAAAAGACACTGGACAAGAGTGGGCAAAACGAGCTAGAAAA GTGGTGACAGACTCGGGTGCTCTTGCCTTGGAAGATGTATTCGAGCTTATCTCTGAGGGTGAAAATTTGCCCGTCATTGCAGAGGAAGAACTTCAG GCATTACGAGCTCGAAGTATGTTGCACTGCGTTTGCCTGAAGCCATACAACTCAAGATTCATGGTTTCTTGTAGTCAATGTGGCGAATGGTATCACACCTATTGTGTTAAACTTCACTGGCGGCCTGAGGCTTATGTCTGCTTCGCTTGCTGTCCTCCGGCAGAATCCTCTCCAAAAAACGATCCCTCCAG ATCAATGGAGCCAAAGACACCGTCACTTGACCATAGACGGGCAAGGAGGGTAGTGACCGGTGCAGCAGTTGGTGATTTGCAGTGGAAAAGCCGTAAACGCATCAAAAGGGTAGCTAAACGGTGTCTTCAGGTTCATATCCTTCCCTGGTTTTTCACTCGAGAACCAAAATAA
- the LOC108827565 gene encoding lysine-specific demethylase JMJ17 isoform X1 has product MGKGRAKAVEKRVLDQKLRGSVNVPSGPVYYPTEDEFKNPLDYIHKIKPEAEAYGICKIVPPKSWKPPFGLDMESVRFPTKTQEIHRLQFRPASCNSKTFQLEYGRFVEEQLGKKVKKKKRVVFEGGDLDLCKVFNAVKRFGGYDKVVKGKKWGEVYQFMSSGEKISKCAKHVLCQLYKEHLYEFEKYHGMMSADPSAKGHKRNRRCSELSSSKRRKRNADVKNHKVESEEEEVDQACEQCKSDKHGEVMLLCDSCNKGWHIYCLSPPLKHIPPGNWYCLDCLNTDEDTFGFVPGKCLLLEDFKRIADRAKRKWFGSGPVSRTQIEKKFWEIVEGSGGDVEVMYGNDLDTSVYGSGFPRIGDRRPESVEANVWDEYCHSPWNLNNMPKLKGSMLQAIRHNINGVTVPWLYLGMLFSAFCWHFEDHCFYSVNYHHWGEAKCWYGVPGSAASAFEKVMRKALPDLFDAQPDLLFQLVTMLSPAVLQENKVPVYTVLQEPGNFVITFPKSFHAGFNFGLNCAEAVNFATADWLPYGGYGAELYRLYRKPAVISHEELLCVVAKGNSCDGKGSIYLKKELLRIYSKEKTLREQLWKSGILRSSPMFLPECPDSVGIEEDTTCIICQQFLHLSAIVCSCRPSVFACLEHWKHLCECEPTKLRLVYRYTLAELHGMVQEVEKFGDCKTQETKNSQRPSSGTKRSGASNKKQEGMQVCQARPAEDWLRRASKVLQDVFSSDVYATLLKEAEQFLWGGSEMNRVRDVAKSLIKAKIWAEAVGDCLSKVEGKGNNDTEKVHLEFIDELLKVDPVPCFQSGYLKLKDFAEEARKLSEKIDCSLSSSPTIAQMELLHSEVSSSPVSLSKHKILSKKISSAKMLAKRARCYLAASKPPGIELDELFKLKSEILELQVTLTETEGILDLLKKSELARDKCSKVLSGFISLKNVEDLVHEFDGLCSINIRELNILRQYHVDALSWISRFDDTMADVREGKDQRKLISDLSSLLQDGASLGIQVEGLPLVEVELKKASCREKAQTVYAARSSLDFIEQLLSEAVVLQIEEEKLFVEIAGTLSTARFWEERASSILASETQMSDLKELVQMSVNIGAVLPSLKGIENTISLAETWLQNSEPFLSAVSSTASSPCSLLELPVLKDLVAQSKSLGVQLEEPRILETLLLSCERWQCDNHPLLQETEDLLDTAKTDDGKHSTILPKIMDLITRVDCARTSGLSLGLNLEELPKLQTASLKLGWCYKTILLGSSSPSPEIPEDLGKPSLQKIQQHLEAGQTLKILPEEYHLGKRLVELKDTGQEWAKRARKVVTDSGALALEDVFELISEGENLPVIAEEELQALRARSMLHCVCLKPYNSRFMVSCSQCGEWYHTYCVKLHWRPEAYVCFACCPPAESSPKNDPSRSMEPKTPSLDHRRARRVVTGAAVGDLQWKSRKRIKRVAKRCLQVHILPWFFTREPK; this is encoded by the exons ATGGGAAAAGGTAGAGCTAAGGCAGTAGAGAAAAGGGTTTTAGATCAGAAGCTGAGAGGATCGGTCAATGTCCCGTCTGGACCTGTTTATTACCCGACCGAAGACGAATTCAAAAACCCTCTAGATTACATACACAAGATCAAGCCAGAGGCAGAGGCTTACGGGATCTGCAAGATTGTTCCACCGAAAAGCTGGAAACCGCCTTTCGGTTTGGACATGGAGTCTGTCAGGTTTCCGACAAAGACGCAGGAGATTCACCGGTTGCAGTTCCGTCCCGCTTCTTGCAACTCCAAGACGTTTCAGCTGGAGTACGGGAGGTTTGTGGAGGAGCAGTTAgggaagaaggtgaagaagaagaagagggtgGTGTTCGAAGGGGGTGATTTGGATCTGTGTAAGGTGTTTAATGCGGTGAAGAGGTTTGGGGGTTATGATAAGGTTGTCAAGGGGAAGAAATGGGGTGAGGTTTATCAGTTTATGAGCTCTGGTGAGAAGATCTCCAAGTGTGCTAAGCATGTTTTGTGTCAGTTGTATAAAGAGCATTTGTATGAGTTTGAGAAGTATCACGGGATGATGAGTGCGGATCCTTCTGCAAAGGGTCACAAAAGGAATCGACGGTGTTCTGAGCTCTCTAGCTCgaagagaaggaaaagaaaTGCTGACGTGAAAAATCATAAGGTggaaagtgaagaagaagaggttgatCAGGCATGTGAGCAGTGCAAAAGTGACAAACATGGTGAAGTGATGCTCTTGTGTGATAGTTGTAAtaaaggttggcatatataCTGTCTCTCGCCGCCGTTGAAGCATATCCCGCCTGGGAACTGGTATTGCCTTGATTGCTTAAACACTGATGAAGACACTTTTGGGTTTGTGCCCGGTAAATGCTTGTTACTTGAAGATTTCAAGCGCATTGCTGATCGCGCCAAAAGGAAGTGGTTTGGTTCAGGGCCGGTGTCTAGGACGCAGATTGAGAAGAAGTTTTGGGAAATAGTAGAAGGGTCAGGTGGTGACGTTGAAGTTATGTATGGTAATGACTTGGATACTTCTGTTTACGGGAGTGGTTTTCCTAGAATAGGTGATAGAAGACCAGAATCAGTTGAGGCAAATGTTTGGGATGAATATTGCCATAGCCCTTGGAATCTCAATAACATGcctaagttgaaaggatctatgCTTCAGGCCATTCGGCATAACATCAATGGTGTTACAGTGCCTTGGCTATATCTTGGAATGCTCTTCTCTGCTTTTTGTTGGCATTTTGAGGACCATTGTTTTTACTCTGTGAATTATCACCACTG GGGAGAAGCAAAATGTTGGTATGGTGTTCCAGGCAGTGCTGCTAGTGCTTTTGAAAAG GTCATGCGAAAAGCCCTACCTGATCTCTTTGATGCTCAGCCAGATTTGCTCTTTCAACTGGTTACTATGTTGAGTCCGGCTGTTTTGCAAGAAAATAAAGTCCCTGTGTACACAGTATTACAG GAGCCTGGAAACTTTGTGATCACGTTTCCAAAATCCTTTCATGCTGGATTCAATTTCG GTTTGAATTGTGCAGAGGCCGTCAATTTTGCCACTGCCGATTGGCTACCTTATGGTGGTTATGGTGCGGAGCTGTATAGGCTGTACCGTAAACCTGCAGTCATATCTCATGAAGAGCTTCTCTGTGTGGTAGCTAAG GGAAACAGCTGCGATGGCAAAGGATCAATATATTTGAAGAAAGAACTGCTCAGAATATATAGCAAGGAAAAAACTTTGAGAGAGCAGCTTTGGAAAAGTGGTATTTTGAGATCCTCTCCTATGTTTCTACCTGAATGCCCTGATTCTGTGGGCATCGAAGAG GATACAACATGCATCATCTGCCAGCAGTTTCTCCATCTTTCTGCTATCGTCTGCAGCTGCAGGCCATCTGTTTTTGCATGCTTGGAG CACTGGAAGCACCTTTGTGAATGTGAACCTACAAAACTGCGCCTGGTATATCGGTATACCCTTGCCGAGTTGCATGGAATGGTACAAGAAGTTGAAAAGTTTGGTGACTGCAAAACTCAAGAAACCAAAAATTCACAACGGCCGAGTTCAGGCACCAAACGGTCAGGTGCTTCTAACAAAAAG CAGGAGGGGATGCAAGTTTGCCAGGCACGACCAGCTGAAGATTGGCTTCGTCGAGCATCAAAGGTTCTCCAGGATGTCTTTTCCAGTGATGTATATGCCACTCTTTTAAAGGAAGCAGAACAGTTTCTTTGGGGTGGATCAGAAATGAACCGC GTACGGGATGTTGCAAAAAGTTTGATCAAAGCAAAGATATGGGCTGAAGCTGTTGGCGACTGTCTTTCAAAAGTCGAAGGCAAAGGCAACAATGATACAGAGAAAGTTCACTTGGAGTTCATCGATGAGTTGCTGAAAGTTGACCCCGTTCCTTGCTTTCAGTCTGGTTATCTTAAATTAAAG GACTTTGCTGAAGAGGCTAGGAAGTTGTCTGAGAAAATCGATTGTTCTCTGTCAAGTAGCCCAACG ATCGCCCAGATGGAGCTATTGCATTCCGAAGTTTCCAGTTCACCAGTCTCCCTAAGTAAACACAAGATCTTGTCAAAGAAAATATCTTCCGCGAAG ATGTTAGCTAAAAGGGCGAGATGCTATCTTGCCGCTTCAAAACCTCCTGGAATTGAGTTGGATGAACTTTTCAAGCTAAAGTCAGAG ATATTGGAGCTTCAGGTGACGCTTACAGAAACAGAAGGGATCCTGGATTTGCTAAAGAAATCAGAACTAGCCCGTGATAAATGTAGCAAAGTTTTGAGTGGTTTTATATCTCTCAAG AATGTAGAAGATTTGGTTCATGAATTCGATGGCCTTTGTAGCATTAACATTCGTGAGCTGAATATCCTGAGGCAGTACCATGTTGATGCTTTGTCTTGGATTTCACGCTTTGATGATACAATGGCTGATGTTCGTGAAGGCAAGGACCAACGAAAGCTAATCAGTGACCTGAGTTCCCTTCTCCAGGATGGAGCATCCTTAGGCATTCAAG TTGAAGGGCTCCCTCTTGTTGAGGTTGAATTGAAGAAGGCATCTTGTCGTGAAAAAGCACAAACG GTTTATGCTGCAAGATCGTCTCTGGATTTCATTGAGCAGCTGCTCTCGGAAGCTGTTGT ACTACAAATCGAAGAGGAGAAGCTGTTTGTTGAGATCGCCGGAACTTTGTCTACAGCGAGGTTTTGGGAGGAAAGAGCAAGCAGTATTCTTGCCAGTGAAACTCAGATGTCCGACCTTAAAGAACTCGTACA GATGTCTGTCAACATTGGTGCCGTTTTACCCTCTCTGAAAGGCATAGAGAACACCATTTCGTTGGCTGAAACTTGGCTTCAGAATTCTGAGCCCTTTTTATCTGCCGTTTCCTCTACTGCCTCATCTCCGTGTTCTCTGCTTGAACTTCCTGTGTTAAAG GACCTGGTTGCTCAGTCTAAATCGCTTGGTGTTCAACTTGAAGAGCCAAGGATTCTTGAAACATTACTGCTTAGTTGCGAGAGGTGGCAGTGTGATAATCACCCGCTCTTGCAAGAAACTGAAGATTTGTTGGACACTGCGAAAACAGATGATGGCAAGCATAGCACGATTCTTCCGAAGATTATGGACTTGATAACCAGAGTGGACTGCGCCAGAACATCTGGTCTGTCCCTTGGTCTTAATTTGGAAGAACTTCCCAAACTTCAAACGGCAAGTTTAAAACTAGGATGGTGTTATAAGACCATCTTGTTAGGCTCTAGTTCACCTTCCCCTGAG ATACCAGAAGATCTAGGAAAGCCCTCGTTACAGAAAATTCAGCAGCACTTAGAAGCG GGACAAACACTGAAAATATTACCTGAAGAGTATCACTTAGGCAAGAGACTTGTGGAGCTAAAAGACACTGGACAAGAGTGGGCAAAACGAGCTAGAAAA GTGGTGACAGACTCGGGTGCTCTTGCCTTGGAAGATGTATTCGAGCTTATCTCTGAGGGTGAAAATTTGCCCGTCATTGCAGAGGAAGAACTTCAG GCATTACGAGCTCGAAGTATGTTGCACTGCGTTTGCCTGAAGCCATACAACTCAAGATTCATGGTTTCTTGTAGTCAATGTGGCGAATGGTATCACACCTATTGTGTTAAACTTCACTGGCGGCCTGAGGCTTATGTCTGCTTCGCTTGCTGTCCTCCGGCAGAATCCTCTCCAAAAAACGATCCCTCCAG ATCAATGGAGCCAAAGACACCGTCACTTGACCATAGACGGGCAAGGAGGGTAGTGACCGGTGCAGCAGTTGGTGATTTGCAGTGGAAAAGCCGTAAACGCATCAAAAGGGTAGCTAAACGGTGTCTTCAGGTTCATATCCTTCCCTGGTTTTTCACTCGAGAACCAAAATAA
- the LOC108827564 gene encoding serine/threonine-protein kinase BSK7 gives MGCEVSKLCTFCCLSEPQESNRGLTSSGGDDRIGGEGNDVPQFREFSIETLRNATSGFSTENIVSEHGEKAPNVVYKGKLDNQRRIAVKRFNRKAWPDSRQFLEEAKAVGQLRNYRMANLLGCCYEGEERLLVAEFMPNETLAKHLFHWESQPMKWAMRLRVALHIAQALEYCTGKGRALYHDLNAYRVLFDDDSNPRLSCFGLMKNSRDGKSYSTNLAFTPPEYLRTGRVTPESVMYSYGTLLLDLLSGKHIPPSHALDLIRDRNIQMLIDSCLEGQFSSDDGTELVRLASRCLQYEPRERPNPKSLVTAMIPLQKDLETPSHQLMGIPSSASTTPLSPLGEACLRTDLTAIHEIVEKLGYKDDEGAATELSFQMWTNQMQDSLNFKKKGDVAFRHKDFANAAECYSQFIEGGTMVSPTVYARRSLCHLMNEMPQEALNDAMQAQVISPAWHIASYLQAVALTALGQENEAHAALKDGSMLESKRNAL, from the exons ATGGGTTGTGAAGTTTCCAAGCTATGTACATTCTGTTGCCTTTCAGAGCCTCAAGAATCCAATCGTGGACTCACCAGCTCTG GTGGTGATGATAGGATAGGTGGTGAAGGGAACGATGTGCCTCAGTTTCGTGAATTCTCTATAGAGACGCTAAGGAACGCTACGTCAGGGTTTTCTACAGAGAATATAGTATCAGAGCATGGTGAGAAAGCTCCCAATGTTGTCTACAAAGGGAAGTTGGATAATCAGAGACGTATCGCTGTCAAGAGGTTTAACAGGAAAGCTTGGCCTGATTCTCGTCAGTTCCTG GAGGAAGCTAAAGCTGTTGGTCAGTTAAGGAACTATAGGATGGCTAATCTGCTTGGATGTTGTTATGAAGGTGAAGAGAGACTTCTTGTTGCTGAGTTTATGCCTAATGAAACTTTGGCTAAGCATCTTTTCCACT GGGAGTCACAACCGATGAAGTGGGCAATGAGACTAAGAGTAGCTTTACATATTGCTCAAGCTTTGGAGTACTGTACAGGCAAAGGGCGTGCACTCTACCATGACCTTAATGCTTATAGAGTTCTCTTTGATGAT GACTCGAATCCAAGGCTTTCTTGCTTTGGTCTGATGAAAAATAGTAGGGATGGTAAGAGTTATAGTACCAACCTGGCTTTCACTCCTCCTGAGTATCTCAGAACAG GTCGCGTGACACCAGAAAGTGTGATGTACAGTTATGGAACTCTGTTGCTTGATCTTCTCAGTGGAAAACACATTCCTCCAAGCCAT GCGCTGGACCTCATAAGGGACAGGAACATTCAAATGTTGATAGACTCATGTTTGGAGGGTCAATTTTCAAGTGATGACGGGACTGAACTGGTACGGTTAGCTTCTAGATGCTTACAGTATGAGCCTCGAGAACGGCCTAACCCAAAATCTCTAGTCACTGCAATGATCCCTCTTCAGAAGGATCTTGAG ACTCCTTCACATCAACTAATGGGCATACCAAGCAGTGCCTCAACAACGCCTCTTTCACCACTCGGAGAAGCATGCCTAAGAACTGACCTAACTGCCATACATGAGATTGTTGAAAAACTTGGTTATAAAGATGATGAGGGAGCAGCCACAGAG CTTTCGTTCCAGATGTGGACCAACCAGATGCAGGACTCGCTGAACTTCAAGAAAAAGGGTGATGTTGCTTTCAGGCATAAAGACTTTGCAAATGCTGCTGAATGTTATTCTCAG TTTATAGAGGGTGGGACAATGGTTTCACCAACTGTTTATGCAAGGAGAAGTCTGTGTCACCTGATGAATGAGATGCCTCAAGAGGCGTTGAATGATGCAATGCAAGCCCAAGTGATATCTCCCGCTTGGCATATCGCATCTTATCTTCAAGCTGTAGCTCTCACAGCTCTAGGACAAGAGAACGAAGCACACGCTGCTCTTAAAGACGGATCAATGCTCGAAAGCAAAAGAAACGCTCTATGA